Proteins encoded within one genomic window of Arachis ipaensis cultivar K30076 chromosome B08, Araip1.1, whole genome shotgun sequence:
- the LOC107611169 gene encoding uncharacterized protein LOC107611169, producing the protein MKPGSPQAMLLLKAKLIILDEVSMVSRYCYEALDKCLGNNIDGEFEICLPEDIVIPYSDQVFDELVHFSYPNILEDMSLKDFFNTRTILAPTLDIIEEGNNHLMAIILRGEKLYLSSDSICMDERNMESQLDFYGPELLNRINCSGFPPHKLILKVGVLVMLLSNIDQSNSLCNGTRLQVRKLGNHVIECKVLTSNNVGHITLIPRMNIVSTKETVLLDFNEDSSP; encoded by the exons ATGAAACCTGGTTCTCCTCAAGCAATGCTACTGTTGAAAGCGAAACTTATAATTTTGGATGAGGTTTCAATGGTTAGTAGGTACTGCTATGAAGCGCTTGATAAATGCTTGG GCAACAATATAGATGGTGAATTTGAGATATGTCTTCCAGAAGATATTGTTATTCCTTATTCAGACCAGGTATTTGATGAAttggttcatttttcttatccaaatattttggaaGACATGTCTTTAAAGGATTTTTTCAATACAAGAACTATACTGGCTCCCACGCTAGACATCATTGAAGAGGGCAACAACCATTTGATGGCTATCATTCTTAGAGGAGAAAAATTATATCTTAGTTCGGATTCAATTTGTATGGATGAAAGGAATATGGAGAGTCAACTAGATTTCTATGGTCCTGAATTACTGAATAGAATAAATTGCTCTGGTTTTCCTCCACATAAATTAATACTCAAGGTTGGTGTTCTGGTGATGCTACTAAGCAATATTGACCAATCCAACAGTCTTTGTAATGGTACAAGGCTACAAGTTAGGAAGCTTGGAAATCATGTCATAGAATGTAAAGTCTTAACGAGTAACAACGTTGGTCATATTACTTTGATTCCAAGAATGAATATAGTATCAACAAAAGAAACTGTCCTATTAGATTTCAACGAAGATAGTTCTCCATAA
- the LOC107612042 gene encoding nicotianamine synthase: MASFQSFKFDTQIPSEVLISQIMQLHASISKLESLRPSKQVNSLFTDLVKLCILPSSIEIESLPQDVKIARESLIDLCGRAEGLMELEFSTFISHTPNPMKNLILFPYYGNYVKLANMENKILKDNGVPHPKKVAFVGSGPMPLTSIIMATHHMESTHFDNFDIDEKANEVARTIVASDSGLEKRMKFETHDIMDVKERLSEYDCLFLAALVGMSREAKLKILGHIRKYMKEGGFLLVRSAKGARAFLYPIVEEHDMVDFEVLTVFHPTNDVINSVALLRKPKA, from the exons ATGGCTtcattccaaagcttcaaatTTGATACCCAAATTCCATCAGAGGTCCTTATATCTCAAATCATGCAACTTCATGCAAGCATCTCCAAGCTAGAATCCCTTAGACCTTCAAAACAAGTCAATAGCCTCTTCACTGACCTAGTGAAACTATGCATCCTCCCTTCATCCATTGAAATTGAGTCTTTACCCCAAGATGTGAAGATAGCTCGCGAGAGCCTCATCGACCTTTGCGGCCGCGCCGAAGGGCTCATGGAGCTTGAGTTCTCAACTTTCATAAGCCACACACCAAACCCTATGAAAAACCTCATACTCTTCCCTTACTATGGCAACTATGTGAAGCTAGCAAACATGGAGAACAAGATCCTCAAGGATAACGGTGTGCCACATCCAAAGAAG GTGGCCTTTGTTGGATCAGGACCAATGCCACTCACTTCCATCATAATGGCCACACACCACATGGAATCAACGCACTTCGACAACTTCGACATCGACGAGAAGGCGAACGAGGTGGCTAGGACGATTGTGGCCTCAGATTCAGGTCTTGAGAAGAGGATGAAGTTTGAAACTCATGACATCATGGATGTGAAAGAGAGGTTGAGCGAATATGATTGCTTATTCTTGGCAGCACTTGTTGGAATGTCAAGAGAAGCAAAACTGAAGATTTTGGGACATATTAGGAAGTACATGAAAGAAGGTGGTTTTTTGCTTGTGAGGAGTGCAAAGGGTGCTAGGGCTTTCTTGTACCCTATTGTTGAAGAACATGACATGGTGGATTTTGAGGTTCTTACCGTATTTCACCCCACAAATGATGTTATCAACTCGGTTGCTCTTCTTCGCAAGCCTAAAGCTTAA